The following are encoded together in the Nymphalis io chromosome 26, ilAglIoxx1.1, whole genome shotgun sequence genome:
- the LOC126778377 gene encoding uncharacterized protein LOC126778377 yields MACISSCIIVCNERIDGIENRLECLEKRLETHSINNDESLKATVDQLKADLNEREQDLLLNDIDITGIPESKGENPYHIVMLIVAKLSVKIDEQDITRAERIGPIHGSKEGENATRPIVVRLSRKTLRDDLLRAARIRRGADTADMNIPGNPRKFYVNERLTKTNRQLFKKTRIAAKTSKWKFIWTREGRIYTRQNEGKPSMRIKSESDILRIFRIDQV; encoded by the coding sequence ATGGCATGTATATCGTCTTGTATAATAGTATGTAATGAAAGAATAGATGGGATCGAGAACAGATTGGAATGTTTAGAAAAACGACTCGAAACTCATAGTATCAACAACGATGAATCCCTGAAAGCAACAGTAGACCAGCTCAAAGCAGACCTTAATGAGAGGGAACAAGATTTATTACTTAATGACATCGATATCACCGGCATTCCGGAAAGCAAAGGTGAAAATCCTTATCATATTGTGATGCTCATAGTCGCAAAACTCAGCGTTAAAATCGATGAACAAGATATCACGCGGGCAGAGCGTATAGGACCTATACACGGTTCAAAAGAAGGAGAAAACGCAACGCGCCCAATTGTAGTGAGATTATCGAGGAAGACTCTACGAGATGACTTACTACGAGCGGCACGTATCCGGCGTGGTGCAGACACAGCAGATATGAATATTCCAGGCAATCCTAGAAAATTTTACGTCAATGAACGCCTGACAAAAACTAACAGGCAATTATTCAAAAAGACGCGAATTGCGGCTAAAACGTCTAAGTGGAAATTTATCTGGACACGAGAAGGAAGAATATATACAAGACAAAACGAAGGTAAACCGAGTATGAGAATCAAATCCGAATCAGATATACTTCGTATTTTTAGGATTGATCAAGTTTGA